The following are encoded together in the Pedobacter steynii genome:
- a CDS encoding LacI family DNA-binding transcriptional regulator, producing MSKDKKPQENTILDIAEALKLSPATISRALNNHPHVKEKTKSDVLKMAAQLGYRRNQMASGLRSNKTHTVGLIVPRISMFFHAEVITTIQNSLHKHGYNLIICQSNDLLSMEQELAEILYSSRVDALIVACTLQPTDFSHFDKLVGSGIPVIFYDRVPLNTYNATFIKGDDFRGGYLATVHLIETGCKRIAHISGKLSSNLYQDRTAGYRKAMEQHKLSVNEEWVFHQELTHENAREAMTRMFEGETVPDALFCANDVTAIAALEFAKENGIVVPDDLKMIGYSNDPRTSIISPSISTIEQHPDKVGKRIVEVLMDLLKNGPEKPEVKARPHVIPVELIRRMSS from the coding sequence ATGAGTAAGGACAAGAAACCACAGGAGAATACGATTCTTGATATTGCGGAAGCCTTAAAGCTATCTCCGGCTACGATATCAAGGGCTTTGAATAACCATCCTCATGTAAAAGAGAAAACGAAAAGTGATGTCCTGAAAATGGCGGCTCAACTGGGCTATAGGAGAAATCAGATGGCTTCGGGACTACGGAGTAATAAAACCCATACGGTTGGTTTAATTGTTCCCCGGATTTCCATGTTTTTCCATGCAGAAGTAATTACCACAATTCAGAACAGTCTGCATAAACACGGATACAACCTGATCATTTGCCAGTCCAACGACCTGCTTAGTATGGAACAGGAGCTGGCGGAGATTTTATATTCCTCCAGAGTAGATGCCCTGATTGTGGCCTGTACTTTACAACCCACTGATTTTAGCCATTTTGATAAACTGGTAGGCAGCGGAATTCCGGTCATCTTTTACGATCGCGTTCCTTTGAATACCTATAATGCCACCTTTATTAAGGGGGATGATTTCAGAGGAGGTTATCTGGCTACAGTACATCTGATTGAAACCGGTTGTAAACGAATTGCCCACATTTCCGGAAAATTAAGTTCTAACCTTTATCAGGACAGGACTGCAGGATATCGGAAAGCGATGGAACAGCATAAACTTTCTGTAAATGAAGAATGGGTATTTCATCAGGAATTGACTCATGAAAATGCCAGGGAAGCCATGACCAGAATGTTTGAAGGGGAGACGGTCCCTGACGCTTTGTTTTGCGCCAACGATGTAACCGCGATCGCTGCTTTGGAGTTTGCAAAAGAGAATGGAATTGTGGTTCCCGATGATTTGAAGATGATCGGTTATTCAAATGATCCAAGGACTTCCATCATTTCTCCTTCTATATCGACGATAGAACAGCATCCGGACAAAGTAGGAAAAAGAATTGTAGAGGTGTTAATGGACCTGTTAAAGAACGGACCGGAGAAACCGGAGGTGAAGGCGAGACCCCATGTGATTCCGGTGGAGCTGATCAGAAGGATGTCTTCTTAG
- a CDS encoding glycoside hydrolase family 88 protein, with protein sequence MRKLVVFFSCLMLNSMVLMAQDNGGKIGMGQLIDEQFKFAEQQYKVLARNVPADVMPQTYNAKTDKVQTSDTKWWCSGFYPGTLLYIYEYTKDPEILKEADARLGILEKEKHYTGNHDLGFMMYCSFGNAYRLFKKPEYKTTIDTAAASLTTRYRPAAKVIQSWNASKKWGGPVIIDNMMNLELLSWVSDHGGDKKYKEIAITHANTTLKNHFRPDFSSYHVVDYDMKTGKVVQKQTAQGAADESAWSRGQSWGLYGYTMMYRFTKDKRYLTQAKNIAKFILSNPHLPKDMVPYWDFDAPGIPDTYRDASAAAVNASALLELAQYSDKKDRKVYVSAAEKMIRSLASDAYRAKLGENGGFLLMHSVGSIPHKSEIDVPLTYADYYFLEALHRYKNWYLKS encoded by the coding sequence ATGCGAAAGCTTGTAGTTTTTTTTAGCTGTTTAATGCTGAACAGTATGGTTTTGATGGCCCAGGACAACGGAGGGAAGATTGGAATGGGACAATTGATTGATGAACAGTTTAAATTTGCGGAACAGCAATATAAGGTGCTGGCCAGAAATGTTCCGGCAGATGTCATGCCTCAGACCTATAATGCAAAGACAGATAAGGTCCAGACCAGCGATACCAAATGGTGGTGCAGTGGTTTTTATCCTGGAACTCTCTTATATATCTATGAGTATACGAAAGATCCGGAAATTCTGAAAGAAGCTGATGCGCGTCTGGGAATTCTGGAAAAAGAAAAACATTATACCGGAAACCATGATCTTGGTTTTATGATGTATTGCAGTTTTGGAAATGCTTACCGTCTGTTCAAGAAACCGGAGTATAAAACTACTATTGATACTGCCGCAGCTTCACTGACCACCCGGTATCGCCCGGCAGCAAAAGTGATCCAGTCCTGGAATGCCAGCAAAAAATGGGGCGGACCAGTGATCATCGACAATATGATGAATCTGGAGCTGTTGAGCTGGGTGAGCGACCATGGTGGAGATAAAAAATATAAAGAGATTGCCATTACCCACGCCAACACGACTTTGAAAAACCATTTTCGTCCGGATTTCAGTTCTTACCACGTAGTGGATTATGACATGAAAACGGGTAAAGTTGTACAAAAACAAACCGCTCAGGGAGCTGCTGATGAATCGGCATGGAGCAGGGGACAAAGCTGGGGATTATATGGCTACACGATGATGTACCGCTTTACTAAAGATAAACGTTACCTGACTCAGGCAAAAAACATTGCTAAATTTATCCTTAGCAACCCTCATTTGCCGAAGGATATGGTTCCTTACTGGGATTTTGACGCACCTGGAATTCCTGATACTTATCGGGACGCCTCGGCTGCTGCAGTAAATGCTTCCGCTTTACTGGAACTGGCTCAGTATTCAGATAAAAAAGACCGTAAAGTATATGTTTCTGCAGCAGAGAAAATGATCCGTTCACTTGCTTCTGATGCTTACCGTGCTAAATTGGGCGAAAATGGTGGCTTTCTGTTAATGCACAGCGTAGGCTCAATTCCTCATAAATCGGAAATTGATGTGCCTTTAACTTATGCAGATTATTACTTCCTGGAAGCCTTGCACCGTTATAAAAACTGGTACTTAAAATCATAA
- the kduI gene encoding 5-dehydro-4-deoxy-D-glucuronate isomerase → MQTYFESRFALSPNEGKQLDTQALRDNFLMEKLFEADAIHLTLTHYDRYIFGGVMPVKETVLLSNPENLKANYFLERRELGIINVGGKGTVVADGTSYEIDFKEALYLGKGTKEVSFSSADGNAPAKFYINSAPAHHTYPSKKVSKTEAEVVELGSAETANHRVINKLIVNSVLPTCQLQMGMTELKSGSVWNTMPAHTHDRRMEVYFYFEIPQGQSVCHFMGQPQETRHIWMQNEQAVISPNWSVHSGAGTSNYTFIWGMAGENLDYGDMDHCAITELR, encoded by the coding sequence ATGCAAACATATTTTGAAAGCCGGTTCGCCCTGAGCCCTAATGAAGGAAAACAATTAGATACCCAGGCCTTACGGGATAATTTTTTGATGGAAAAGCTTTTTGAAGCAGATGCCATACACCTGACTTTAACACATTACGACCGCTATATCTTTGGTGGGGTAATGCCGGTAAAAGAAACGGTATTGCTTTCCAACCCGGAAAACCTGAAAGCAAATTATTTCCTGGAGAGAAGAGAGCTGGGGATCATCAATGTTGGCGGAAAAGGAACTGTGGTTGCTGATGGAACGAGCTATGAGATCGATTTCAAAGAAGCTTTATATTTAGGGAAAGGAACAAAAGAAGTGAGCTTTTCTTCTGCTGATGGAAATGCTCCTGCAAAATTCTATATCAATTCTGCTCCGGCACACCATACTTACCCTTCAAAGAAAGTTTCAAAAACAGAAGCTGAAGTGGTAGAACTAGGCTCGGCAGAAACTGCGAACCACCGTGTGATCAATAAACTGATTGTAAACAGTGTATTGCCAACCTGCCAGTTACAGATGGGAATGACGGAGTTGAAAAGTGGTAGTGTCTGGAATACCATGCCTGCACATACCCACGATCGCAGGATGGAGGTATATTTCTATTTTGAAATCCCGCAAGGTCAGAGTGTCTGCCATTTTATGGGTCAGCCACAGGAAACAAGACACATCTGGATGCAAAATGAGCAGGCGGTAATTTCACCGAACTGGTCTGTGCATTCTGGAGCAGGAACCAGCAATTACACTTTTATCTGGGGTATGGCTGGCGAAAATCTCGATTATGGCGATATGGACCACTGTGCCATCACTGAATTGAGATAA
- a CDS encoding DUF4861 family protein: MKKLILFLYAFSALPIVLSAQTKNGKATIIIQNTSTIKRTGAVTAISWKSILSKFPGIDTGNFKVLNSGNKEVPFQLEYKGQTSPQQLLVQLDVQPNASVKLSVVPGKAASTVQKTFGRYVPERKDDFAWENDKVAFRMYGKALENTPKEMAYGTDVWGKRTTRMILNERYKRGEYHVDHGDGNDYYHVGLTLGAGDIAPYVKDKIYYPLNYRNWKILDQGPLRFTFQLIYDNWDVDGRSVKVTKTISLDAGSHLNRIEAGYEYQGEEPLPVVLGIIKRATPGKMLLDEQQGIMGYWEPQHGADGTTGVATILADPKLKMKVSNEQLLTQTNANNGSPVVYYNGAAWDKAMEITSAKAWFDYLNNFKNTLEQPLKVTVQ; the protein is encoded by the coding sequence ATGAAGAAATTAATCCTATTCCTATATGCTTTTTCTGCTTTACCAATAGTGCTTTCTGCACAAACCAAAAATGGAAAAGCGACGATCATCATTCAGAATACTTCTACCATAAAAAGAACCGGGGCAGTAACCGCTATATCGTGGAAAAGTATCCTTTCCAAATTCCCGGGTATCGATACGGGAAATTTTAAAGTCCTGAATTCAGGTAATAAGGAAGTACCTTTTCAACTGGAGTATAAAGGACAAACCAGTCCGCAGCAGCTCCTGGTGCAGCTGGATGTACAGCCAAATGCTTCGGTAAAACTTTCTGTGGTTCCTGGCAAAGCCGCCAGTACTGTTCAGAAAACTTTTGGACGATATGTTCCGGAACGCAAAGATGATTTTGCCTGGGAAAATGATAAAGTGGCTTTCCGGATGTATGGTAAAGCACTGGAAAATACACCTAAAGAAATGGCTTACGGAACGGATGTCTGGGGGAAAAGAACAACCAGAATGATCTTAAATGAACGCTATAAAAGAGGTGAATATCATGTGGACCATGGGGACGGCAATGATTATTACCATGTTGGACTGACCTTGGGGGCCGGAGATATTGCTCCTTATGTTAAAGACAAAATTTACTACCCGCTGAATTACCGCAACTGGAAAATTCTGGATCAGGGACCGTTACGTTTTACTTTCCAGTTGATTTACGATAACTGGGATGTAGATGGACGATCGGTGAAAGTAACCAAAACGATTTCTTTAGATGCCGGTTCACACCTGAACAGGATAGAAGCAGGTTATGAATACCAGGGCGAGGAGCCACTGCCAGTAGTACTCGGGATCATCAAACGGGCAACTCCGGGGAAGATGTTACTGGATGAACAACAAGGGATTATGGGTTACTGGGAGCCTCAGCATGGGGCCGACGGAACAACAGGAGTTGCTACAATCCTGGCCGATCCTAAACTGAAGATGAAAGTGAGCAATGAACAACTGCTGACACAAACCAACGCAAATAATGGTAGTCCGGTTGTTTATTATAATGGGGCAGCCTGGGATAAAGCCATGGAAATCACCAGTGCAAAAGCCTGGTTTGACTATCTGAACAATTTTAAAAATACGCTGGAGCAGCCGCTAAAAGTAACGGTTCAATAA
- a CDS encoding SDR family oxidoreductase, translated as MSVLNLFNLSGKTALVTGCKRGIGKAMAEALAEAGADIIGVSASLELENSAVELAVKALGRNFSAYQCDFNDRNSLKSFIETVKAEHPVIDILVNNAGTILRKPIADHSDEYWDEVIAVNQTAPFILTREIGKEMILRGSGKVIFTASLLTFQGGITVPGYAASKGAIGQLTKAFANEWAAKGVNVNAIAPGYISTDNTTALRADENRSRSIMERIPAGRWGEAEDFKGPTVFLASEASNYMHGTVMTVDGGWMGR; from the coding sequence ATGTCAGTACTGAATTTATTTAATTTAAGTGGTAAAACAGCCCTGGTTACGGGTTGTAAACGTGGAATTGGTAAGGCAATGGCCGAAGCACTTGCCGAAGCAGGTGCAGATATCATTGGCGTTTCTGCCAGCCTGGAACTGGAAAATTCAGCGGTAGAGTTAGCGGTAAAGGCACTAGGCAGAAATTTTTCTGCTTATCAATGTGATTTCAATGACCGCAATTCTTTGAAAAGCTTTATAGAAACGGTGAAAGCTGAACATCCGGTAATTGATATTCTGGTAAATAATGCAGGAACCATCCTCAGAAAGCCAATTGCTGATCATTCTGATGAATATTGGGATGAGGTGATTGCCGTAAATCAAACTGCACCGTTTATTCTGACCCGTGAGATCGGAAAAGAGATGATTTTGAGAGGAAGTGGAAAAGTCATCTTTACAGCTTCATTACTTACCTTTCAGGGAGGAATTACCGTTCCCGGATATGCCGCAAGTAAAGGTGCGATTGGTCAGCTGACTAAAGCTTTTGCCAATGAATGGGCAGCAAAAGGAGTTAATGTAAATGCGATTGCGCCCGGTTATATTTCTACAGACAATACCACCGCTTTAAGGGCTGATGAAAACAGAAGCCGTTCTATCATGGAACGTATTCCCGCCGGCAGATGGGGGGAAGCGGAAGACTTTAAAGGTCCGACTGTGTTTTTGGCTTCTGAAGCCTCAAACTACATGCACGGCACAGTGATGACTGTGGATGGCGGATGGATGGGGAGATAA
- a CDS encoding sulfatase: MKGPLLIAGLFALMFSMKAQDKKVVRPNVIIINMDDMGYGDTEPYGMNGIPTPNFNRAAKEGMRLTHFNAAQAVCSPSRAALLTGCYPNRLSLAHALSPEARTALSTSEETIASLLKKAGYKTGMLGKWHLGSKAPYLPTHFGFDSFYGLPYSHDMWPVGYDGKALDSSTYRGRYPRLPILEGDQVVAYNDNLEDQGKLTGTFTKKAVEFIKSHKKEPFFLYLAQPMPHVPLAASAAFKGKSEQGLFGDVVMELDWSLGEIMRSLDENKLSENTILIITSDNGPWLNYGDHAGSSGGLREGKGTAWDGGTRVPCIIRWPGKIAAGSVNSQLMVNIDLLPTIVAIAKAGLPKNKIDGMDFSSLLTGKTDKGPREVFYYYYDVNNLKALRYKNWKLVFPHSSRTYTAGLPGKNGYPGAAPDAPVKTALYNLSHDPGEQYDVQASYPEIMRKIEAFAEEARKDLGDDLTKRVGANRRAAGKVN, translated from the coding sequence ATGAAGGGACCTTTACTGATTGCAGGATTGTTTGCACTGATGTTTTCTATGAAAGCGCAGGATAAAAAGGTAGTCCGTCCGAATGTCATTATCATCAATATGGATGATATGGGCTATGGAGATACCGAACCTTATGGAATGAATGGAATTCCAACACCTAATTTTAACCGTGCGGCAAAAGAGGGCATGCGCCTCACTCATTTTAATGCAGCACAAGCCGTTTGCAGTCCGTCGAGGGCAGCATTGTTAACCGGATGTTATCCAAACCGGCTCAGCCTTGCCCATGCTTTGAGTCCTGAAGCTAGAACAGCTTTGAGCACTTCCGAAGAAACGATCGCCTCCTTGTTAAAAAAGGCAGGATATAAAACCGGAATGCTGGGGAAATGGCATTTGGGTTCAAAAGCGCCTTACCTGCCCACTCATTTTGGTTTTGACAGTTTCTATGGCCTTCCATATTCTCATGACATGTGGCCGGTGGGTTATGATGGAAAAGCATTGGACTCCAGTACGTACAGAGGGAGATACCCACGACTGCCTATTCTTGAGGGAGATCAGGTAGTGGCTTATAATGACAACCTGGAAGACCAGGGAAAGCTGACGGGTACCTTTACAAAAAAAGCAGTTGAATTTATTAAAAGTCATAAAAAGGAACCCTTTTTTCTATACCTGGCGCAACCGATGCCACATGTCCCTTTAGCTGCCTCAGCTGCATTTAAAGGGAAAAGTGAGCAAGGTTTGTTTGGAGATGTGGTCATGGAGCTGGATTGGTCTTTAGGAGAAATCATGAGGAGCCTGGATGAAAATAAACTCTCCGAAAATACCATTCTGATCATTACCAGCGATAACGGGCCATGGCTAAACTATGGTGACCATGCAGGGTCCAGCGGAGGATTGAGAGAAGGAAAAGGCACAGCATGGGATGGAGGAACAAGAGTTCCCTGCATCATCCGCTGGCCGGGAAAAATAGCGGCAGGAAGTGTAAACTCCCAGCTAATGGTCAATATAGATTTACTACCCACTATTGTTGCTATCGCAAAAGCAGGACTACCCAAAAATAAAATTGATGGAATGGATTTCTCCTCCCTGCTAACCGGAAAGACGGATAAAGGGCCAAGGGAAGTCTTTTATTACTATTATGATGTCAATAACCTGAAAGCACTGCGCTACAAGAATTGGAAACTCGTATTTCCGCATAGTTCCAGAACCTATACTGCCGGATTGCCCGGAAAAAACGGGTATCCTGGAGCAGCGCCCGATGCTCCGGTGAAAACGGCTTTATATAACCTTTCCCATGATCCGGGAGAACAGTATGATGTCCAGGCCAGTTATCCTGAGATCATGAGAAAAATTGAAGCATTTGCAGAAGAAGCGAGGAAAGACCTGGGTGATGACCTGACTAAACGGGTGGGTGCCAATAGAAGAGCTGCAGGTAAAGTAAATTAG
- a CDS encoding beta-N-acetylhexosaminidase, whose product MMKIKIKTGLLALLMMSSGMAFAQDYCPVIPRPVSVTETNSQFLLHSNTPVVLNDAALNPIAQYLQEELLKTQGITLGIQTQDLIRQPAIRLVLSAKKKTAEGAYLLEINKDGVTIVAKELSGMFYGTTSLMQLIRQSRNIKGSLSLKGWKMEDQPAYGWRGFMLDESRHFFGMEKLKSIIDWMAFYKLNKLHWHLTDEPAWRIEIKKYPKLALVGGAGNYTNEFAPAQYYSQEQVKEIVAYAAKRFITVIPEIDMPGHATAANKAYPEFSGGGAPGHPEFTFNPGKEGTYAYLTNILKETNVLFPSAMVHLGGDEVSYGNQKWATDPDIRSLMTEKKLAGTKEVETYFMKRMADSVYRMNAKLLVWDEMADAGLPKDKTIIFWWRHDKPEVLQSTLSKGYETVLCPRLPLYFDFVQDSTHTYGRKWSKLYNPLESVYSFSADNYQSQAVQKNQILGIQANLWTETVQTEQRLDYLLFPRITALAEAAWSPKEGKDFQQFMQRLKGHLALYEAEAIYYYDPFPSRKYPEPVKVGKGMKRFNTEL is encoded by the coding sequence ATGATGAAAATAAAGATTAAAACAGGATTGCTTGCTTTGTTGATGATGAGTTCCGGAATGGCATTTGCTCAGGATTATTGTCCGGTCATTCCACGCCCGGTATCAGTAACCGAAACAAATAGCCAGTTTTTACTCCATTCAAATACGCCAGTCGTACTGAATGATGCGGCATTAAATCCCATTGCTCAATATCTGCAGGAGGAACTGCTGAAAACACAGGGAATTACGCTGGGTATACAAACTCAGGACCTGATCAGACAACCGGCAATCCGATTGGTGTTGTCTGCAAAGAAGAAAACTGCAGAAGGAGCTTATCTGCTGGAAATCAATAAAGATGGAGTTACCATTGTTGCTAAAGAGTTATCAGGGATGTTTTATGGTACGACCTCTTTAATGCAGTTGATCCGGCAAAGCAGAAATATCAAAGGAAGCCTGAGCCTTAAGGGCTGGAAAATGGAAGATCAGCCGGCTTATGGCTGGAGAGGTTTTATGCTGGACGAATCCAGACATTTCTTTGGTATGGAAAAACTAAAATCCATCATCGATTGGATGGCTTTTTATAAACTGAATAAATTACATTGGCACCTTACTGATGAGCCGGCATGGCGTATTGAAATTAAAAAATATCCTAAGCTGGCACTGGTAGGAGGAGCGGGTAATTACACCAATGAATTTGCCCCTGCTCAATATTACAGTCAGGAACAGGTGAAGGAAATCGTAGCTTATGCGGCTAAAAGGTTTATTACGGTGATTCCAGAAATTGACATGCCGGGGCATGCTACAGCGGCAAATAAGGCTTATCCTGAATTTAGTGGTGGCGGAGCTCCGGGGCATCCTGAGTTTACCTTCAACCCCGGAAAGGAAGGAACTTATGCTTACCTCACAAATATCCTCAAAGAAACCAATGTTTTGTTTCCTTCTGCCATGGTACATCTTGGTGGTGATGAGGTCAGCTATGGCAATCAGAAATGGGCCACTGATCCGGATATCCGTTCCTTAATGACAGAAAAAAAACTTGCCGGAACAAAAGAGGTCGAAACCTATTTTATGAAGCGTATGGCAGATTCTGTATATCGCATGAATGCAAAATTGCTGGTCTGGGATGAGATGGCAGATGCTGGCCTGCCAAAAGATAAGACCATTATCTTTTGGTGGAGACATGATAAACCGGAAGTGCTTCAATCGACTTTAAGCAAAGGATATGAGACCGTTTTATGTCCACGTCTGCCTTTGTATTTCGATTTTGTGCAGGACAGTACCCATACTTACGGGCGTAAATGGAGTAAGCTCTACAATCCGTTGGAAAGTGTATACTCTTTTTCCGCTGATAATTATCAATCCCAGGCAGTCCAAAAAAACCAGATTCTGGGAATTCAGGCCAATTTATGGACAGAGACCGTTCAAACGGAACAACGCTTGGATTATTTGCTTTTTCCAAGGATTACTGCTCTTGCCGAAGCAGCCTGGTCTCCAAAGGAAGGAAAAGATTTTCAGCAATTTATGCAACGCCTGAAAGGGCATCTGGCGCTATATGAGGCGGAGGCAATTTATTATTATGATCCCTTCCCAAGCCGAAAGTACCCGGAACCGGTAAAAGTAGGTAAGGGAATGAAACGTTTCAATACAGAGTTGTAA
- a CDS encoding DUF2264 domain-containing protein, with product MRRRNFFKIAPLAGLFGLLNPGKTIAAIPEVFVPEKSDREYWIDLMIRIAEPVLKNLSKGELKKNMPLEKPVGYGKKVEEVTYLEALGRTLAGISGWLSLPADQSAEGKKRAEFSEMARKSILNLVNPASPDYTDFVKKGESQLLVDAAFLSHAFLRAPLQLWEPLPDEGKKQVISAFKSLRWIKPGQSNWLLFSAMVETFFLKIGEEWQQERISYAIDKHKEWYKGDGWYGDGEKFHFDYYNGFVIQPMLVDIHKVLVEKGLAKTEEYELMLRRMQRYAACQERMISPEASYPAIGRSVAYRVGAFQPLAQLALSRQLPKMISPAQVRSALTAVMKRQFEMKGTFSKTGWLQLGFCGHQPQAAETYISTGSLYLCSVGFLPLGLPADDVFWAGPAEDWSGKKAWSGGIYPDDHAVSF from the coding sequence ATGAGAAGACGGAACTTTTTTAAGATTGCCCCTTTAGCGGGATTATTTGGTTTGTTAAACCCGGGGAAAACAATTGCTGCTATTCCTGAGGTTTTTGTGCCGGAAAAGTCAGACCGGGAATATTGGATAGACCTGATGATCCGAATTGCGGAACCGGTACTGAAAAATCTGAGCAAAGGAGAGCTAAAGAAGAATATGCCTTTGGAGAAACCTGTAGGTTATGGGAAAAAGGTGGAAGAGGTAACCTATCTTGAAGCGTTGGGGCGTACCCTTGCCGGAATTTCAGGCTGGTTATCTTTGCCTGCTGATCAAAGCGCAGAAGGGAAGAAAAGAGCGGAATTTTCAGAAATGGCCAGAAAGAGCATTTTAAATCTCGTTAATCCAGCTTCTCCTGACTACACGGATTTCGTGAAAAAGGGGGAATCTCAGTTATTGGTTGATGCGGCATTTCTTTCTCATGCTTTTCTGCGTGCTCCTTTACAGCTTTGGGAACCGCTTCCTGACGAGGGAAAAAAACAAGTGATCAGCGCATTTAAAAGTCTGAGGTGGATTAAACCCGGCCAAAGTAACTGGCTTTTATTCTCTGCAATGGTAGAAACATTCTTTCTGAAAATTGGAGAGGAATGGCAGCAGGAACGGATAAGTTATGCCATTGATAAACATAAAGAATGGTACAAGGGAGATGGCTGGTATGGTGATGGAGAGAAATTTCATTTTGATTATTATAACGGTTTTGTGATCCAGCCAATGCTGGTGGATATTCATAAAGTATTGGTAGAAAAAGGCTTGGCGAAAACAGAAGAGTATGAACTGATGCTGAGAAGAATGCAGCGCTATGCGGCTTGTCAGGAGCGCATGATTTCTCCGGAAGCCAGCTATCCGGCAATAGGACGGTCTGTTGCCTATCGGGTCGGTGCTTTTCAGCCGCTGGCACAGCTGGCTTTAAGCCGTCAGTTACCAAAGATGATCAGTCCGGCACAAGTACGTTCTGCCTTAACGGCAGTGATGAAAAGACAATTCGAAATGAAGGGCACTTTTAGCAAAACAGGCTGGTTGCAACTGGGTTTTTGCGGACATCAGCCTCAGGCTGCAGAAACCTATATCAGTACCGGAAGTTTATATTTATGCAGTGTTGGTTTTTTGCCTTTGGGGCTACCTGCTGACGATGTTTTCTGGGCAGGTCCGGCAGAAGACTGGAGTGGTAAAAAGGCTTGGTCAGGCGGGATCTATCCGGATGATCATGCCGTAAGTTTTTAA